A window of the Deinococcus gobiensis I-0 genome harbors these coding sequences:
- a CDS encoding sensor domain-containing diguanylate cyclase yields the protein MRTAPLPSDEAARLLDLARYDILDTPAEQAFDRITRLAARLLDVPMAILNFVDEGRHWGKATTGIPAYELPRADSPCAWTILQDTPLLVPDLSLDTRFQDLPAVQQGCRMYAGAPLSTPRGQHIGTLCVVDVTPRTLSESDLQVLQDLADVAMSELELRRHTEELERQVDAQTRHMAELQRDLVHAQTLEAITTFAEVSAAPEQLAQRAAELLGPAVAADWAGLVTVRCGRREVRQVHRRSDLPAELDRLEQSIEQGPRSVTATSAAGRRSLYVDRYPEHPDALPVAVEAGVQAGAWIPLGTWDQGGATLIVLRAGAEARRSPWRENDRALLEAAGRSVRAAIDRHETLQAATQASRQDALTGTGNRRALEDDLAAQEPGLPLTLALMDLDGFKALNDRAGHAEGDRALRLFAGNLRSAFAAEGQLYRLGGDEFVLLLPGTPPAEELRARIDLAGQQVGQTLGCPLGVSVGTATTQHDGHGDLLALADTRMYADKRRRKA from the coding sequence ATGAGGACCGCCCCGCTGCCTTCCGACGAAGCCGCGCGTCTCCTGGATCTGGCCCGCTACGACATTCTGGATACCCCCGCCGAACAGGCCTTCGACCGCATCACCCGCCTCGCCGCGCGGCTGCTCGACGTGCCCATGGCCATCCTGAATTTCGTCGACGAGGGCCGGCACTGGGGGAAGGCCACCACCGGCATTCCGGCCTACGAGCTGCCGCGCGCGGATTCGCCGTGCGCCTGGACCATCTTGCAGGACACGCCCCTGCTCGTGCCCGACCTGAGCCTCGACACGCGCTTCCAGGACCTGCCGGCCGTGCAGCAGGGGTGCCGGATGTATGCCGGCGCGCCGCTGAGTACGCCGCGCGGCCAGCATATCGGCACCCTGTGCGTGGTGGACGTGACCCCCCGGACCCTGAGCGAGAGCGATCTCCAGGTGCTCCAGGACCTCGCGGACGTGGCGATGAGCGAGCTCGAACTGCGCCGCCATACCGAGGAACTCGAGCGACAGGTGGATGCCCAGACGCGGCACATGGCCGAACTTCAGCGCGACCTCGTCCATGCCCAGACCCTGGAGGCCATCACCACCTTCGCGGAGGTGAGTGCCGCGCCCGAGCAGCTCGCCCAGCGGGCGGCCGAGCTACTCGGGCCGGCGGTCGCCGCCGACTGGGCAGGGCTCGTGACGGTCCGCTGCGGGCGCAGGGAAGTCCGGCAGGTCCACCGGCGCTCCGACCTTCCTGCGGAGCTGGACCGCCTCGAACAGAGCATCGAGCAGGGGCCGCGCAGCGTGACGGCCACCAGCGCGGCCGGCCGGCGCAGCCTCTACGTGGACCGCTACCCGGAACATCCCGACGCCCTGCCCGTCGCGGTCGAGGCCGGCGTGCAGGCCGGGGCCTGGATTCCGTTGGGCACCTGGGACCAGGGCGGCGCGACCCTAATCGTCCTGCGGGCCGGCGCAGAGGCGCGCCGCTCGCCCTGGCGCGAGAACGACCGGGCGCTGCTGGAGGCGGCGGGACGCAGCGTGCGCGCGGCCATCGACCGCCACGAGACCCTCCAGGCCGCGACCCAGGCCTCCCGCCAAGACGCCCTGACCGGCACCGGCAACCGCCGCGCCCTGGAGGACGACCTGGCGGCCCAGGAGCCGGGCCTCCCGCTGACCCTGGCCCTGATGGACCTCGACGGCTTCAAGGCCCTGAACGACCGCGCCGGACATGCCGAGGGCGACCGGGCGCTGCGGCTGTTCGCCGGCAATCTGCGGAGCGCCTTCGCTGCCGAGGGGCAGCTCTACCGGCTGGGGGGAGACGAGTTCGTCCTGCTGCTGCCCGGCACGCCCCCTGCCGAGGAGTTGCGCGCCCGGATAGACCTTGCCGGTCAGCAGGTGGGGCAGACGCTGGGGTGTCCCCTGGGGGTCAGTGTGGGCACGGCGACCACGCAGCACGACGGGCACGGCGACCTGCTGGCCCTGGCCGACACCCGGATGTACGCGGACAAACGGCGGCGCAAGGCCTGA
- a CDS encoding sensor domain-containing phosphodiesterase, translating to MSSTSTSFPEQACLDALARPGLPDLLPDEAFGRLTRLAAQVFAAPVSLIMLASGQEPQLASRYGPALGGLPTSLARGTFAAGPDRPGQVLSIPDTALDARWRGEEPVAGQPRPRFYAGAPLRTPGGQVVGSLCVLDTQPRSPLSPAEEATLEGLAAVVMDAVVQRVSGLALQQMQAQLARKRQHIDLILAKTGTALWSLDFASGAVEVQADLPAQGLPEEYAPTTVQALLEIVHPEDRPRAYAQMRRAAEQGTDYELQARLQLPGGLDLWTNSRGSVQRDRAGRPTRLLAVTTNIHHQRETELALAESEATLRQIIEKTEDAIYIKDVQGVYRLINPAAARMMGACPEEIVGRSDAAFADERQTERLGQIDRQVMDQARSVVYEAPLAYGQPDRTMLTSKFPFVQADEIRGVIGISRDVTLQKQLEQALRESNVQLERKVEERTRSLEDLNRQLQHDALHDALTALPNRALFTDRLEQAIRRRENSGNNTFAVLFLDFDRFKLINDSLGHAAGDELLLGIAERLRAHVTSPHTVARLGGDEFTVLLEGLHTREEVRQQVWSIQQALAPAFQVSGQDLRVTASIGITLCDQNYSRAEDVLRDADIAMYRAKTQQKGSFAFFEPALLERQVALLNLQQDLRQAVERREFRIHYQPILRLEDRSVVGVEALVRWQHPLHGLISPAEFIPLAEESGLICDIDLWVLRGAARQVRLWNAGRAAPLTLNVNLSAQHFEDRRVVGQVRAVLEEEQFSPTLLHLEITESLLMARQAHTVEMLGQLRALGLAVVIDDFGTGYSSLSYLQRFPLDGLKIDRSFIATAQWQPEVLRTIVQLGQHLKMYTVAEGLEDEAQAEHLRALNCEYGQGYFFARPLPAEDLGELLRLPEGPAQALTGE from the coding sequence ATGTCATCTACTTCTACGTCTTTTCCGGAACAGGCCTGCCTGGACGCGCTGGCCCGCCCCGGCCTGCCCGACCTGCTTCCCGACGAGGCCTTCGGCCGCCTGACCCGCCTGGCGGCCCAGGTCTTCGCCGCGCCGGTCAGCCTGATCATGCTGGCCAGCGGGCAGGAGCCGCAACTCGCCTCGCGCTATGGCCCCGCACTGGGCGGACTGCCGACCAGTCTCGCGCGGGGCACCTTCGCCGCCGGGCCGGATAGGCCCGGTCAGGTCCTCTCGATTCCCGACACGGCGCTCGACGCCCGCTGGCGCGGCGAGGAGCCGGTCGCGGGCCAGCCCCGGCCCCGGTTCTATGCCGGTGCGCCGCTGCGGACCCCCGGCGGGCAGGTCGTGGGCAGCCTGTGCGTGCTCGATACGCAGCCGCGCTCCCCGCTGAGCCCCGCCGAGGAGGCCACGCTCGAAGGACTGGCGGCGGTGGTCATGGACGCGGTCGTGCAGCGCGTCTCGGGACTGGCCCTCCAGCAGATGCAGGCGCAGCTGGCCCGCAAACGGCAGCATATCGACCTGATTCTCGCCAAGACGGGCACGGCCCTCTGGAGCCTCGATTTCGCCAGCGGCGCGGTCGAGGTGCAGGCCGACCTGCCCGCCCAGGGGCTGCCGGAGGAGTACGCGCCCACCACCGTGCAGGCCCTTCTGGAGATCGTCCATCCCGAGGATCGCCCACGGGCCTATGCCCAGATGAGGCGCGCCGCCGAGCAGGGCACCGACTACGAGTTGCAGGCGCGGCTGCAACTGCCCGGCGGCCTGGACCTCTGGACGAACTCCAGAGGCTCGGTGCAGCGCGACCGGGCGGGGCGACCCACGCGCCTGCTGGCCGTGACCACCAACATCCACCACCAGCGCGAGACGGAACTGGCCCTCGCCGAGAGCGAGGCGACCCTGCGCCAGATCATCGAGAAGACCGAGGACGCCATCTACATCAAGGACGTGCAGGGGGTCTACCGGCTCATCAACCCGGCGGCGGCCCGCATGATGGGCGCGTGCCCGGAGGAGATCGTCGGGCGCAGCGACGCCGCCTTTGCCGACGAGCGCCAGACGGAGCGCCTGGGCCAGATCGACCGCCAGGTGATGGACCAGGCCCGGAGCGTGGTCTACGAGGCTCCCCTCGCGTACGGACAGCCGGACCGGACGATGTTGACCAGCAAGTTCCCGTTCGTCCAGGCCGACGAGATTCGCGGCGTGATCGGCATCAGCCGCGACGTGACTTTGCAGAAGCAGCTGGAGCAGGCCCTGCGCGAGTCCAACGTCCAGCTCGAACGCAAGGTCGAGGAACGGACCCGCTCGCTCGAGGACCTCAACCGCCAGTTGCAGCACGACGCCCTGCACGACGCCCTGACGGCCCTGCCCAACCGGGCGCTGTTCACGGACCGGCTCGAACAGGCGATCCGGCGGCGCGAGAACAGCGGCAACAACACCTTCGCCGTGCTGTTTCTGGACTTCGACCGCTTCAAACTGATCAACGACAGCCTTGGGCACGCGGCGGGCGACGAGCTGCTGCTGGGCATCGCCGAGCGCCTGCGCGCGCATGTCACCTCACCGCACACGGTGGCGCGTCTGGGGGGCGACGAATTCACCGTGCTGCTCGAGGGCCTGCATACGCGTGAGGAGGTCCGGCAGCAGGTCTGGTCCATCCAGCAGGCCCTGGCACCCGCCTTCCAGGTGTCGGGCCAGGACCTGCGCGTCACGGCGAGCATCGGCATCACGCTGTGCGACCAGAACTACAGCCGCGCCGAGGACGTGCTGCGCGACGCCGACATCGCCATGTACCGCGCCAAGACGCAGCAGAAGGGCAGTTTCGCCTTTTTCGAACCGGCCCTCCTCGAACGTCAGGTCGCCCTGCTCAACCTCCAGCAGGACCTGCGGCAGGCGGTCGAGCGCCGGGAATTCCGCATCCACTATCAGCCCATCCTGCGTCTCGAGGACCGCTCGGTCGTGGGAGTCGAGGCGCTGGTGCGCTGGCAGCATCCCCTGCACGGCCTGATTTCGCCCGCCGAGTTCATTCCGCTGGCCGAGGAGAGCGGCCTGATCTGCGACATCGACCTGTGGGTGCTGCGTGGGGCCGCCCGGCAGGTGCGCCTCTGGAACGCCGGGCGCGCCGCGCCGCTCACCCTGAACGTCAACCTCTCGGCGCAGCATTTCGAAGACCGCCGGGTGGTCGGTCAGGTGCGCGCGGTGCTGGAGGAGGAGCAGTTCTCGCCCACCCTGCTTCACCTGGAGATCACCGAGAGCCTGCTCATGGCCCGTCAGGCACACACGGTGGAGATGCTGGGGCAGCTGCGGGCGCTGGGGCTGGCGGTCGTGATCGACGATTTCGGCACGGGTTATTCCAGCCTGAGCTACCTGCAACGCTTTCCGCTCGACGGCCTCAAGATCGACCGGTCGTTCATCGCCACGGCGCAGTGGCAGCCGGAAGTGCTGCGGACCATCGTGCAGCTCGGGCAGCACCTCAAGATGTACACGGTGGCCGAAGGGCTGGAGGACGAGGCCCAGGCCGAACATCTGCGCGCCCTGAACTGCGAGTACGGCCAGGGCTATTTCTTCGCCCGGCCCCTGCCCGCCGAGGACCTGGGAGAGCTGCTGCGGCTCCCGGAAGGGCCGGCGCAGGCCCTCACCGGGGAATAG
- a CDS encoding ABC transporter permease produces MTAVKWTAGAPAAAWSTAWRRLRRNTGAVVGLALLLLLLLCALLGPLLGDGAATQDLAARLSGPSAAHLLGTDQLGRDVLTRVLSGARISLGLGMGVMLASLVSGTLVGLIAGLLGGWWDEAIMRVTDIFLAFPSLILAMAISAALGPNLTNVMIAVALVSWPAYARLVRAQVLALREREFVEAARALGGTPGRIALRHLLPNTLTPLLVQGSFDVGSAILTAAGLGFIGFGAQPPTPEWGAMVSETRNYITQAPLASSAPAIAILLTVLAFNLIGDGLRDVFDPRQQR; encoded by the coding sequence ATGACGGCCGTCAAGTGGACTGCCGGCGCGCCCGCCGCCGCCTGGAGCACGGCGTGGCGGCGGCTGCGGCGCAACACCGGCGCGGTGGTCGGGCTGGCCCTGCTTCTCCTGCTGTTGCTGTGCGCGCTGCTGGGGCCGCTGCTGGGAGACGGAGCCGCCACGCAGGACCTCGCCGCGCGCCTCAGCGGTCCCAGCGCGGCGCACCTGCTGGGCACGGACCAGCTGGGCCGTGACGTGCTGACGCGGGTGCTGAGCGGCGCACGCATCTCGCTGGGGCTGGGCATGGGGGTCATGCTGGCGTCGCTGGTCAGCGGTACCCTGGTCGGCCTGATCGCCGGGCTGCTCGGCGGCTGGTGGGACGAGGCCATCATGCGCGTGACCGACATCTTTCTGGCCTTTCCCAGCCTCATCCTGGCGATGGCGATCTCGGCGGCGCTGGGGCCGAACCTGACCAACGTGATGATCGCGGTGGCCCTGGTGTCCTGGCCGGCCTACGCCCGGCTGGTGCGCGCCCAGGTGCTGGCCCTGCGCGAGCGCGAGTTCGTCGAGGCGGCGCGGGCGCTGGGCGGCACGCCGGGCCGCATCGCCCTGCGCCACCTGCTGCCCAACACGCTGACGCCGCTGCTGGTGCAGGGCAGTTTCGACGTGGGCAGCGCGATCCTGACGGCCGCGGGCCTGGGCTTCATCGGCTTCGGGGCGCAGCCGCCCACGCCGGAATGGGGCGCGATGGTCTCCGAGACGCGCAACTACATCACGCAGGCCCCGCTGGCGTCGAGCGCGCCCGCCATCGCCATCCTGCTGACCGTGCTGGCCTTCAACCTCATCGGGGACGGACTGCGCGACGTGTTCGACCCCCGGCAGCAGCGCTAA
- a CDS encoding ABC transporter substrate-binding protein, which yields MNLIPSRTALSRILMCTALLGAGLAGAQRQNTLVVGGDFSDLVTLDPGVAYEFSGSLILGNIYDTLVAYEGNNLKTLRPRLASSWSVAQTGTGSRITFKLRDAKFSTGRPVTAADVVYSLERVINLKTPSSFLLTDVANLKVGSVTAPDAKTVVMDIPKTANPNIVLALLTFNVGGIVDSTEAKAHIQNGDYGSAWLKNHSAGSGPFKLNRWDQSAQVALDVNPNAFRRSTTIKRVILRYMQESAAQQTALNSGEIDVAWDYTPDAFKAAQTNPNLKALKTDTFTMAYLGMNSAKGSVFEDARVRQAVRYAIDQDGIVKSLLQGLALKTQTIIPLGMAGSTSRISYPYDPAKAKALLRAAGKPDGFSVDMQIGTGACPGGVPCQDLAAKLQSDLAKVGIKVNIRQSVTSEMLTAYRAQKTSLILMYWGPDYPDADGNGTPLADYGAKSLAWRNAWNNPQASQLAQAAATETNQAKRVNLYAQLNKLMVDEGPYAVLYQPNKPVVTSKNVTGFVRDANGNVQFERVSKK from the coding sequence ATGAACCTGATTCCGTCCCGCACCGCCCTGTCCCGAATCCTGATGTGTACGGCCCTGCTGGGCGCGGGGCTGGCTGGAGCGCAGCGCCAGAACACCCTGGTCGTCGGTGGGGATTTCAGCGACCTGGTCACGCTGGACCCCGGCGTCGCCTACGAGTTCTCGGGATCGCTGATCCTGGGCAACATCTACGACACGCTCGTGGCCTACGAGGGCAACAACCTCAAGACCCTGCGCCCCCGGCTGGCGAGCAGCTGGAGCGTGGCCCAGACCGGCACGGGCTCGCGCATCACCTTCAAGCTGCGTGACGCCAAGTTCAGCACCGGCAGGCCCGTCACGGCCGCCGACGTGGTGTACTCGCTGGAGCGGGTCATCAACCTCAAGACGCCGTCGAGCTTCCTGCTCACCGACGTGGCGAACCTGAAGGTCGGCTCGGTGACGGCCCCCGACGCCAAGACGGTCGTGATGGACATTCCCAAGACGGCCAACCCCAACATCGTCCTCGCCCTGCTGACCTTCAACGTGGGCGGTATCGTGGACAGCACCGAGGCCAAGGCGCATATCCAGAACGGCGACTACGGCAGCGCGTGGCTGAAGAACCACTCGGCGGGCAGCGGCCCCTTCAAGCTCAACCGCTGGGACCAGAGCGCGCAGGTGGCGCTGGACGTGAACCCCAACGCCTTCCGGCGCTCGACCACCATCAAACGCGTGATCCTGCGCTACATGCAGGAGTCGGCGGCCCAGCAGACCGCGCTGAACTCGGGCGAGATCGACGTGGCCTGGGACTACACCCCCGACGCCTTCAAGGCGGCCCAGACGAATCCCAACCTCAAGGCGCTCAAGACCGACACCTTCACGATGGCCTATCTGGGCATGAACTCGGCCAAGGGCTCGGTGTTCGAGGACGCGCGCGTGCGCCAGGCCGTGCGTTACGCCATCGACCAGGACGGCATCGTCAAGAGCCTGCTTCAGGGCCTCGCCCTCAAGACGCAGACCATCATTCCGCTCGGCATGGCCGGTTCGACCTCCCGCATCAGCTACCCCTACGACCCGGCCAAGGCCAAGGCCCTGCTGCGCGCCGCCGGAAAACCCGACGGGTTCTCGGTGGACATGCAGATCGGCACCGGGGCCTGCCCGGGCGGCGTGCCCTGCCAGGACCTCGCGGCCAAGCTCCAGTCGGACCTGGCGAAAGTGGGCATCAAGGTCAACATCCGCCAGAGCGTGACCTCCGAGATGCTCACCGCCTACCGCGCCCAGAAGACCAGCCTGATCCTGATGTACTGGGGACCGGACTACCCCGACGCCGACGGCAACGGCACGCCGCTGGCCGACTACGGGGCCAAGTCGCTGGCCTGGCGCAACGCCTGGAACAACCCCCAGGCCAGCCAGCTCGCGCAGGCGGCGGCCACCGAGACCAACCAGGCCAAGCGCGTCAACCTGTACGCCCAGCTCAACAAACTGATGGTGGACGAGGGGCCCTACGCGGTCCTGTACCAGCCCAACAAGCCGGTCGTCACCAGCAAGAACGTGACCGGGTTCGTGCGCGACGCCAACGGCAACGTGCAGTTCGAGCGCGTCAGCAAGAAGTGA
- a CDS encoding glycoside hydrolase family 13 protein produces the protein MAWWKKSVVYQIYPRSFFDSDGDGTGDLRGITAKLDYIQTLGADVVWLCPVYQSPNDDGGYDISDYRAILPEFGTMADWDELLAGMHARGLRLIMDLVVNHTSDEHPWFAEARKSKDNPYRDFYIWRPPAQDGGEPNNWGSHFGGSAWKFDPQTGEYFLHLFSERQPDLNWDNPRVREEIYAMMRWWLDKGIDGFRMDTVNMFSKPPELPQASTRAGERYPLAEEHFLNGPRLFEYLQEMRRRVLNDYDVLTVGETPGVSPEQGVEYTNEKSGVLSMIFQFDHMALDKDTTDPEPRWTHVPWSLAELRDITTRWQTALHGRGWNSLYLSNHDVPRMVSRFGDDGEHRVASAKLLATFLHTLQGTPYIYQGDEIGMTNVQFGRIEDYRDVDALNLYRARVTEGGGDPAATLGAIHLKGRDNARTPMQWDASANAGFTTGTPWIGVNPNYPEVNVEAALADPDSVFWYYRDLIRLRRECPALIGGRYDLLLPDHPQVYAYTRSTPEQRLLVLLNFGSQDAALPWPVDGTPLDAELLLGNLEQSAPDAAPDLRLRPWEARVYRLRLPGT, from the coding sequence ATGGCATGGTGGAAAAAGAGCGTCGTCTATCAGATCTACCCCCGCAGCTTCTTCGACAGTGACGGCGACGGCACCGGCGATCTGCGCGGCATCACCGCCAAGCTCGACTACATCCAGACGCTGGGGGCGGACGTGGTGTGGCTGTGCCCGGTCTACCAGTCGCCCAACGACGACGGCGGGTACGACATCAGCGACTACCGCGCCATCCTGCCCGAGTTCGGCACGATGGCCGACTGGGACGAGCTGCTGGCCGGCATGCACGCGCGCGGTCTCCGGCTGATCATGGACCTCGTGGTCAACCACACTTCGGACGAGCACCCCTGGTTCGCCGAGGCGCGCAAGTCGAAGGACAATCCCTACCGCGACTTCTACATCTGGCGGCCTCCGGCGCAGGACGGCGGCGAGCCGAACAACTGGGGCTCGCACTTCGGCGGCTCGGCCTGGAAGTTCGATCCGCAGACCGGCGAGTACTTCCTGCACCTGTTCTCCGAGCGCCAGCCGGACCTCAACTGGGACAACCCGCGCGTGCGCGAGGAAATCTACGCGATGATGCGCTGGTGGCTCGACAAGGGCATCGACGGGTTCCGGATGGACACCGTGAACATGTTCTCCAAGCCGCCCGAGCTGCCGCAGGCGAGCACCCGCGCGGGCGAGCGCTACCCGCTGGCCGAGGAGCACTTCCTGAACGGCCCGCGCCTGTTCGAGTACCTCCAGGAGATGCGCCGGCGCGTGCTGAACGACTACGACGTGCTGACCGTCGGGGAGACGCCCGGCGTGTCGCCCGAACAGGGCGTGGAGTACACGAACGAGAAGAGCGGCGTACTGAGCATGATCTTCCAGTTCGACCACATGGCGCTGGACAAGGACACCACCGACCCCGAGCCGCGCTGGACGCATGTTCCCTGGTCGCTGGCCGAGCTGCGCGACATCACGACCCGCTGGCAGACCGCGCTGCACGGCCGGGGCTGGAACAGCCTGTACCTGTCGAACCACGACGTGCCCCGGATGGTCTCCCGGTTCGGGGACGACGGCGAGCACCGCGTCGCCTCGGCCAAGCTGCTGGCGACCTTCCTGCATACCCTTCAGGGGACCCCGTACATCTACCAGGGCGACGAGATCGGCATGACCAACGTGCAGTTCGGCCGGATCGAGGATTACCGCGACGTGGACGCCCTGAACCTGTACCGCGCCCGCGTCACCGAGGGCGGCGGCGACCCGGCGGCCACCCTCGGGGCCATCCACCTCAAGGGCCGCGACAACGCGCGCACGCCGATGCAGTGGGACGCCTCCGCGAACGCGGGCTTCACGACCGGGACACCCTGGATCGGCGTGAACCCGAACTATCCCGAGGTCAACGTGGAGGCGGCGCTGGCCGATCCGGACTCCGTCTTCTGGTACTACCGCGACCTCATCCGGCTGCGCCGCGAGTGCCCCGCGCTGATCGGGGGCCGCTACGACCTGCTGCTGCCCGACCACCCGCAGGTCTACGCCTACACGCGCAGCACGCCGGAGCAGCGGCTCTTGGTGCTGCTCAACTTCGGCAGCCAGGACGCCGCCCTCCCGTGGCCGGTGGACGGGACCCCGCTGGACGCCGAACTGCTGCTCGGCAACCTGGAGCAGAGTGCCCCCGACGCCGCCCCGGACCTGCGGCTGCGGCCCTGGGAGGCGCGCGTCTACCGCCTGCGACTGCCCGGCACCTGA
- a CDS encoding ABC transporter permease translates to MFVYILKRLGLMLFVLWGVTLTAFLISHTLPADPAAAVLGNNAREEQLAEFRQRYGLDQPLPVQYGLYMKGLLRGDLGTSLRTQNSITSDLRQFFPATLEITLVAVVFALVIGLPLGIVAALWHGRWPDLTARIFSLLGGATPVYWLAILALTLFHEKLGWLPGPGRLDSYSLPPPVHTGLVSVDALLAGDRQVFVDALRHLILPGLVLGAYSAALLTRMTRSALLEVLSQDYVRTARAKGLKRSRVISKHALRNAALPLLTVFGGLFGGLLTGAVLTETIFSWPGIGGYATTSAISLDFPAVMGVTLVAGLAYSVVNLLVDLAYAFFDPRISYR, encoded by the coding sequence TTGTTCGTCTATATCCTCAAACGCCTGGGGCTGATGCTGTTCGTGCTGTGGGGCGTCACCCTCACGGCCTTCCTGATCTCGCACACGCTGCCCGCCGACCCGGCCGCCGCCGTCCTGGGCAACAACGCCCGTGAAGAACAGCTCGCCGAATTCCGGCAGCGCTACGGCCTGGACCAGCCGCTGCCCGTGCAGTACGGCCTGTATATGAAGGGCCTGCTGCGCGGCGACCTGGGGACCTCGCTGCGCACCCAGAACAGCATCACGTCCGATCTGCGGCAGTTTTTCCCCGCAACACTGGAAATCACGCTCGTGGCGGTGGTCTTCGCGCTCGTCATCGGGCTGCCGCTGGGGATCGTCGCCGCCCTCTGGCACGGGCGCTGGCCGGACCTCACGGCACGTATCTTCTCGCTGCTGGGCGGGGCCACGCCGGTGTACTGGCTGGCGATCCTGGCACTGACCCTCTTTCACGAGAAGCTCGGCTGGCTGCCGGGGCCGGGGCGCCTCGACTCGTACAGCCTGCCGCCGCCCGTCCACACGGGGCTGGTGTCGGTGGACGCCCTGCTGGCCGGGGACCGCCAGGTGTTCGTGGACGCCCTGCGGCACCTGATCCTGCCGGGGCTGGTGCTGGGGGCCTATTCGGCCGCGCTGCTGACCCGCATGACCCGCAGCGCCCTGCTGGAGGTGCTGTCGCAGGACTACGTGCGCACGGCGCGGGCCAAGGGCCTCAAACGCAGCCGCGTGATCTCCAAACATGCCCTGCGCAACGCGGCGCTGCCCCTGCTCACGGTCTTCGGGGGGCTGTTCGGCGGCCTCCTGACCGGCGCGGTCCTGACCGAGACGATCTTCTCGTGGCCGGGCATCGGCGGTTACGCCACGACCTCGGCCATCAGCCTCGACTTTCCGGCCGTCATGGGGGTCACGCTCGTCGCCGGGCTGGCCTATTCGGTGGTCAACCTCCTCGTGGACCTCGCCTACGCCTTTTTCGACCCCAGGATCAGCTACAGATGA